The Streptomyces sp. NBC_00162 genome window below encodes:
- a CDS encoding LysR family transcriptional regulator codes for MTLDDLRVFVAVCRAGSLSAVARDLGRTQSAVSQHVRRLEKQTGATLLERHARGVVPTEAGRILQAAAADGIAGLDGALRRLDDLVRGGGGSVRVTTGATTVRHFMSEAVVTFRRRHPGVSLEFQTENSSRSCFDALAADDLDLAWITIGAPVRGIEQRPVMELPWVLAVGADDSLAARPRIELADLSGIRHVRLPENSASRARLDAAFAEAGIRVRSDTSVADWDTALLLAELGLGHAVVPALPGWRVPGTDGPLRLVPIPALPPLAVGWAVRRWSALAPPARAFAAEVARSCTARAAAR; via the coding sequence ATGACTCTCGACGACCTCCGCGTGTTCGTGGCCGTCTGCCGCGCCGGCAGCCTCAGTGCCGTGGCCCGCGACCTCGGCCGCACCCAGTCCGCCGTCAGCCAGCACGTACGCCGCCTGGAGAAGCAGACCGGCGCGACCCTGCTGGAGCGCCACGCCCGCGGGGTGGTGCCCACCGAGGCCGGCCGCATCCTGCAAGCGGCCGCCGCCGACGGCATCGCCGGCCTCGACGGCGCCCTGCGCCGCCTGGACGACCTCGTACGGGGAGGCGGTGGCTCGGTGCGCGTCACCACCGGCGCGACCACCGTCCGGCACTTCATGTCCGAGGCTGTCGTCACCTTCCGCCGCCGGCACCCCGGAGTGAGCCTGGAGTTCCAGACCGAGAACTCCAGCCGTAGCTGCTTCGACGCCCTCGCCGCCGACGACCTCGACCTGGCCTGGATCACCATCGGCGCCCCGGTCCGCGGCATCGAGCAGCGCCCCGTGATGGAACTTCCCTGGGTGCTCGCGGTCGGCGCGGACGATTCCCTCGCCGCCCGCCCCCGGATCGAGCTCGCCGACCTCTCGGGAATCCGCCATGTCCGGCTGCCGGAGAACTCCGCCTCCCGCGCCCGCCTCGACGCCGCGTTCGCCGAAGCCGGCATCCGGGTCCGCTCCGACACCAGCGTGGCGGACTGGGACACCGCCCTGCTCCTCGCCGAACTGGGCCTGGGCCACGCCGTCGTACCCGCGCTGCCCGGCTGGCGGGTCCCCGGCACCGACGGCCCGCTGCGCCTGGTCCCGATCCCGGCCCTGCCGCCGCTCGCCGTCGGCTGGGCGGTCCGCCGCTGGTCCGCACTCGCCCCGCCGGCCCGGGCCTTCGCCGCCGAGGTCGCCCGCAGTTGTACGGCCCGGGCCGCCGCCCGTTGA
- a CDS encoding DUF6817 domain-containing protein, producing the protein MSDRAVTWLRELGAERIAHPGGTLLAHLGRVRELLASWGARPALQQAGLCHAFYGTDGFATALLPLSRRAELAAVIGAEAEGIVYFYAACDRAASYPTLGEGEAAFRDRFTGRVHSPALELRRDFAELSAANELDLARIDPAFREAWGAELLALFGRFRGLLSEPAWRECQAGLVG; encoded by the coding sequence GTGTCGGATCGAGCCGTCACATGGCTGCGGGAACTCGGCGCCGAACGCATCGCGCATCCCGGCGGAACCCTCCTCGCCCACCTGGGGCGCGTCCGGGAGCTGCTCGCCTCCTGGGGAGCGCGACCCGCGCTCCAACAGGCCGGTCTGTGCCACGCGTTCTACGGGACGGACGGTTTCGCGACCGCCCTGCTGCCGCTCTCGCGGCGGGCCGAGCTGGCCGCGGTGATCGGCGCGGAGGCCGAGGGGATCGTGTACTTCTACGCCGCCTGCGACCGGGCGGCGTCCTATCCGACGCTCGGCGAGGGGGAGGCGGCCTTCCGCGACCGGTTCACCGGTCGCGTCCACTCCCCCGCCCTGGAGCTGCGCCGGGACTTCGCCGAGCTGTCGGCGGCCAATGAGCTCGACCTCGCACGGATCGACCCGGCCTTCCGGGAGGCGTGGGGCGCCGAACTGCTCGCGCTCTTCGGCCGGTTCCGCGGTCTGCTGAGCGAGCCGGCCTGGCGGGAGTGCCAGGCCGGGCTCGTCGGGTGA
- a CDS encoding TIM-barrel domain-containing protein, which translates to MSTNGYGVMRNTWAPGSYAFNAPTSLTHNESRFDAWYFTGDSLKSVLDAYTDVSGKPFMAPMWGFELGNADCFNASNPDYQGDHNRLRHQTTPDVVGYAADARAADMPSGWFLPNDGYGCGYTAPLKSTVDALKAKGFQTGLWTSTGLGSIGDEVGTAGSRGVKTDVAWIGSGYKYAFNGVQQAVDGIEKNSDARRYVWTVDGWAGTQRNAVVWTGDTNGTWDDMRWHVPAITGAGLSALNYASGDVDGIFGGSPKTYTRDLQWKAFTPAFMTMSGWGATGPSAGYQDKQPWRFAEPYLSINRKYLQLKMRLMPYLYTMSKTANETGVPSTRAMVLEYPDDPVARGNLTSGQFMAGDSLLVAPVVSDTSVRDGIYLPAGTWTDYWTGRTYAGPGWLNGYQAPLDTLPLFVKGGAIVPMWPQMNYTGEKAVSTLTYDIHPRGSSSFSLYEDDGRTRAHQSGAFARQQVDVTAPASGTGTVTVSVGAPTGSYTGKPASRGYEFTLHVASAPTALTADGAALARLTSKAAYDAAASGWFFDPSDRSGVLWVKTGAKPGAFSVSATGTTIPAAGALPSSSPIAQSGWSLVSADSQETAAENGAAANAFDGNPATLWHTAWSSGKPAALPHEIQLDLGARYAVDGLGYLPRQDSGVNGRIGDYEVYVSDTTADWGSPVASGTFADTAAAKSAALSVKSGRYLRLKALTEAGGRGPWTSAAEITLTGRPAPLPADATLVNAASASCVDLPHSATTPGTEPTLYTCHGGPNQRWTLQSDGRLTGLAGVCLDGADAARVTIRTCDGSAGQTWQAGPQSTLRTAGQCLTPAGSGTANGTLLTRAACDNTPAQRWTFTP; encoded by the coding sequence ATGTCGACCAACGGCTACGGCGTCATGCGCAACACCTGGGCCCCGGGCTCCTACGCCTTCAACGCGCCCACCTCCCTCACCCACAACGAGAGCCGGTTCGACGCCTGGTACTTCACCGGCGACTCCCTCAAGTCCGTGCTCGACGCGTACACCGACGTCAGCGGCAAGCCGTTCATGGCGCCGATGTGGGGCTTCGAGCTGGGCAACGCCGACTGCTTCAACGCCTCCAACCCCGACTACCAGGGTGACCACAACCGGCTCCGCCACCAGACCACCCCGGACGTCGTCGGGTACGCGGCCGACGCCCGCGCCGCCGACATGCCCTCGGGCTGGTTCCTGCCCAACGACGGCTACGGCTGCGGCTACACCGCGCCCCTCAAGTCGACGGTGGACGCGCTGAAGGCCAAGGGCTTCCAGACCGGCCTGTGGACCTCCACCGGACTCGGCTCCATCGGCGACGAGGTGGGAACGGCCGGCAGCCGCGGCGTGAAGACCGACGTTGCCTGGATCGGCAGCGGCTACAAGTACGCCTTCAACGGGGTTCAGCAGGCCGTCGACGGGATCGAGAAGAACTCCGACGCCCGGCGCTACGTCTGGACCGTCGACGGCTGGGCCGGCACCCAGCGCAACGCCGTCGTCTGGACCGGCGACACCAACGGCACCTGGGACGACATGCGCTGGCATGTCCCCGCCATCACCGGCGCGGGCCTCTCGGCCCTGAACTACGCCTCCGGCGACGTCGACGGCATCTTCGGCGGCAGCCCCAAGACCTACACCCGCGACCTCCAGTGGAAGGCCTTCACCCCCGCCTTCATGACCATGTCCGGCTGGGGCGCGACCGGTCCCTCGGCCGGTTACCAGGACAAGCAGCCCTGGCGCTTCGCCGAGCCGTACCTGTCCATCAACCGCAAGTACCTCCAGCTCAAGATGCGGCTGATGCCGTACCTCTACACGATGAGCAAGACCGCGAACGAGACCGGCGTGCCCAGCACCCGCGCGATGGTCCTCGAATACCCCGACGACCCGGTGGCCCGCGGGAACCTCACCAGCGGCCAGTTCATGGCCGGAGACTCCCTCCTCGTCGCGCCCGTCGTCTCCGACACCTCCGTACGGGACGGGATCTACCTCCCCGCCGGCACCTGGACGGACTACTGGACGGGCCGCACCTACGCGGGCCCGGGCTGGCTCAACGGCTACCAGGCCCCGCTCGACACCCTGCCGCTCTTCGTCAAGGGCGGCGCCATCGTGCCGATGTGGCCGCAGATGAACTACACGGGGGAGAAGGCCGTCTCCACCCTCACTTACGACATCCACCCGCGCGGCAGTTCCTCCTTCAGCCTCTACGAGGACGACGGCCGCACCCGCGCCCACCAGTCCGGCGCCTTCGCCCGCCAGCAGGTCGACGTCACCGCCCCGGCGTCGGGCACCGGCACGGTCACCGTCTCGGTCGGAGCCCCCACCGGCAGCTACACCGGCAAACCGGCCTCCCGGGGTTACGAGTTCACCCTCCACGTGGCCTCCGCACCCACCGCCCTCACCGCGGACGGGGCCGCCCTGGCCCGCCTGACGTCCAAGGCCGCCTACGACGCGGCCGCCTCGGGCTGGTTCTTCGACCCGTCGGACCGCTCCGGCGTCCTGTGGGTCAAGACGGGTGCGAAGCCGGGCGCGTTCAGCGTCTCTGCCACCGGCACCACCATCCCGGCGGCCGGCGCCCTGCCCTCCTCCAGCCCCATCGCGCAGTCGGGCTGGTCCCTGGTCTCGGCCGACAGCCAGGAGACCGCCGCCGAGAACGGCGCCGCGGCCAACGCCTTCGACGGCAACCCGGCCACGCTGTGGCACACCGCCTGGTCCTCCGGGAAGCCGGCCGCGCTCCCGCACGAGATCCAGCTCGACCTCGGCGCCCGCTACGCGGTGGACGGCCTCGGCTACCTGCCCCGGCAGGACAGCGGGGTCAACGGCCGCATCGGCGACTACGAGGTCTACGTCTCCGACACCACCGCAGACTGGGGCTCACCCGTGGCGAGCGGCACCTTCGCCGACACGGCGGCCGCCAAGAGCGCCGCCCTGTCCGTGAAGAGCGGCCGCTACCTGAGGCTGAAAGCCCTGACCGAGGCCGGTGGGCGCGGCCCGTGGACCAGCGCCGCCGAGATCACCCTCACCGGACGCCCGGCCCCGCTCCCGGCCGACGCCACCCTCGTCAACGCGGCCTCCGCGAGCTGCGTGGACCTGCCGCACAGCGCCACCACCCCGGGCACCGAACCCACCCTCTACACCTGCCACGGCGGCCCGAACCAACGCTGGACCCTCCAGAGCGACGGCCGCCTCACCGGTCTCGCCGGCGTCTGCCTGGACGGCGCCGACGCCGCACGCGTGACGATCCGGACCTGCGACGGAAGCGCCGGCCAGACCTGGCAGGCGGGCCCCCAGAGCACCCTGCGCACCGCCGGCCAATGCCTCACCCCGGCCGGATCCGGCACCGCCAACGGCACCCTCCTCACCCGCGCCGCCTGCGACAACACCCCGGCCCAGCGCTGGACCTTCACCCCCTGA